One Chryseobacterium wanjuense genomic region harbors:
- a CDS encoding helix-turn-helix domain-containing protein, with protein sequence MEKFTPYRIQSIAEIHRLMGYEKPYHPLIGIVDLATLRDNPGINAVIFDLYVIALKRGCDKLMYGQQKYDFDEGLMAFMSPGQVLRGEEGGVPNNLEGWMLFIHPDFLWNTSLANKIKQYEFFGYASNEALFLSDKEEKLINLIIDNIKGEYRSNIDKFSQDVIIAQLELLLTYAQRFYERQFITRKITNSKILERLESILEDYYRQELTVGLPTVQFVAEKLNISVKYLGSLLKQLTGRSTQEHIHEKIIEKAKEKLSTTNLTVSEIAYELGFEHSQSFSKLFKAKTDQTPLKFRQFFN encoded by the coding sequence ATGGAAAAGTTTACACCATACAGAATTCAATCCATAGCCGAAATCCATAGGTTGATGGGATACGAAAAGCCGTACCATCCCCTCATTGGTATCGTGGATTTGGCTACGCTCCGGGATAATCCGGGTATCAATGCCGTGATTTTTGATCTGTATGTAATTGCACTCAAAAGAGGATGCGATAAACTCATGTACGGGCAGCAGAAATATGATTTTGATGAAGGGCTGATGGCATTTATGTCTCCCGGACAGGTACTAAGAGGCGAAGAAGGCGGTGTACCAAACAACCTGGAAGGATGGATGCTGTTTATCCATCCGGACTTTTTATGGAACACTTCGCTTGCAAATAAAATCAAGCAGTATGAGTTTTTTGGCTACGCGAGCAATGAGGCCCTGTTTCTTTCCGATAAAGAGGAGAAGCTCATCAATCTTATCATTGATAATATTAAGGGTGAATACAGATCCAACATAGACAAATTCAGCCAGGATGTAATCATTGCACAGCTTGAATTACTCCTGACATATGCTCAACGGTTTTATGAAAGGCAGTTTATTACCCGAAAAATAACCAACAGCAAAATTTTGGAGCGTCTGGAAAGCATCCTTGAAGATTATTACAGACAAGAGCTGACTGTAGGCCTACCTACAGTGCAATTTGTAGCCGAAAAACTGAATATTTCGGTAAAATATTTAGGAAGTCTGCTCAAACAACTTACAGGACGTAGCACGCAGGAGCATATCCACGAGAAGATCATTGAAAAAGCGAAAGAAAAACTTTCGACAACAAACCTGACAGTGAGTGAAATTGCATACGAACTGGGCTTTGAGCATTCGCAGTCGTTCAGCAAGCTGTTCAAGGCGAAAACCGATCAAACACCCTTGAAATTTCGGCAATTTTTTAACTGA
- a CDS encoding SDR family NAD(P)-dependent oxidoreductase → MSKLKNKVAVITGGNSGIGLGIAEALKSEGAVGAIVGRNQETLDSSLKLLGDGFIGINADVTNVEELERIFKTTSEKFGKIDILVPNAGAGAVGTVANTTEADYDQLMNLNLKAVYFTVQKALSYMNDGGSIILIGSNAAHRAYASFTLYGAAKSAVIYLAKGLSSDLLDRKIRANVIIPGTTDTPAFNKFIPADQVDAVKQQFADVVPAGRIGKPFDIGKAAVFLASEDSSFMLGAELLVDGGMTYLVK, encoded by the coding sequence ATGAGTAAATTAAAAAACAAAGTTGCAGTGATCACTGGAGGTAACAGCGGTATAGGTTTGGGTATTGCAGAAGCATTGAAAAGTGAAGGTGCAGTAGGGGCAATTGTTGGGAGAAATCAGGAAACTTTAGATAGTTCCTTAAAGCTTCTTGGGGATGGTTTTATTGGAATTAATGCCGATGTGACCAATGTTGAAGAATTGGAAAGAATATTTAAAACAACTTCTGAAAAATTTGGTAAAATAGATATTCTTGTCCCGAATGCAGGTGCCGGAGCGGTGGGAACTGTGGCAAATACCACTGAAGCAGATTATGATCAATTAATGAATTTAAATCTGAAAGCTGTTTATTTCACGGTTCAAAAAGCTTTGTCATATATGAATGACGGTGGTTCTATTATTCTTATCGGATCCAATGCAGCACACCGTGCCTATGCTTCTTTTACGCTTTACGGAGCTGCAAAATCTGCTGTAATCTACCTGGCAAAAGGGCTTTCTAGTGACCTTTTAGACAGAAAAATCAGGGCTAATGTTATTATACCTGGTACTACGGATACTCCGGCATTTAATAAGTTTATTCCTGCCGATCAAGTAGATGCTGTAAAGCAGCAGTTCGCAGATGTTGTACCGGCTGGTAGGATCGGGAAGCCTTTCGATATTGGAAAAGCTGCAGTATTTCTTGCTTCCGAAGACTCTTCATTTATGCTGGGTGCCGAACTGCTTGTTGATGGAGGTATGACTTATCTGGTAAAATAA